From a single Fusobacterium ulcerans ATCC 49185 genomic region:
- a CDS encoding thioesterase family protein, translating to MLKEGMSLTLEKIVNENETAAKIASGALNVFATPILIAFMENTSFELVQKELSAGETTVGISVNIKHLKANLVGDKIRCISILEKIDGKKLEFSVKVYHKDTLVGEGKHERFIVNEEKFLNKLKG from the coding sequence ATGCTGAAAGAAGGAATGAGCTTAACACTTGAAAAAATAGTAAATGAAAATGAAACAGCAGCTAAAATTGCATCAGGAGCTTTAAATGTTTTTGCAACACCAATACTTATAGCATTTATGGAAAATACCTCATTTGAGTTGGTACAAAAAGAACTTTCAGCAGGAGAAACAACAGTAGGAATATCAGTAAATATAAAACATTTAAAGGCTAATCTTGTAGGAGATAAAATTAGATGTATATCTATTCTTGAAAAAATTGATGGGAAGAAACTTGAATTTTCTGTAAAAGTGTATCATAAGGACACTTTAGTTGGAGAAGGAAAGCATGAGAGATTTATAGTAAATGAAGAAAAATTTTTAAATAAATTAAAGGGGTAG
- a CDS encoding uracil-xanthine permease family protein: MEKIGSKTKLLLGAQHVLAMFGATVLVPFLTGLNPSIALIAAGAGTLIFHFCTKRIVPVFLGSSFAFIGALSLVLKEEGIGAVKGGVIAAGFIYLIMAYLVKVFGVEKIKSFFPPVVTGPIIMVIGLRMSPVALNMAGYANGKFEPKSLIIALVVIISMISITIMKKSFFRLVPILISVTLGYIVAMCMGLVSFEPIAQANWLGLSAEAAADLFTLPAFSLSAILAIAPIALVVFIEHIGDITTNGAVVGKDFFKDPGIHRTLMGDGVATIVAGLLGGPANTTYGENTGVLAVTKVYDPSILRIAACYAIILGLLGKFGVILQTIPAPVMGGVSIILFGMISAVGARTLVDAGLDFSNSRNLIIASLIFVFGIAVDNIVIWKTVSLSGLALAALAGVILNKVLPLDREVTINKKID; the protein is encoded by the coding sequence ATGGAAAAAATAGGAAGTAAAACAAAACTCTTATTAGGAGCGCAGCATGTTCTTGCAATGTTTGGGGCAACAGTTTTAGTTCCTTTTTTAACTGGGTTAAATCCTTCAATTGCACTTATAGCAGCAGGAGCTGGGACATTGATATTTCACTTTTGCACTAAAAGGATAGTTCCAGTATTTTTGGGATCGTCTTTTGCCTTTATAGGTGCTTTAAGTTTGGTATTGAAAGAAGAAGGAATAGGAGCTGTAAAAGGTGGAGTTATAGCTGCAGGATTTATTTATTTAATAATGGCTTATTTAGTAAAAGTTTTTGGTGTAGAAAAAATTAAATCTTTTTTTCCACCAGTAGTAACAGGGCCAATTATAATGGTAATAGGACTTAGAATGAGTCCAGTAGCTCTAAATATGGCAGGATATGCAAATGGAAAGTTTGAACCAAAAAGTTTAATAATAGCTTTGGTAGTTATTATTTCTATGATTAGTATAACAATAATGAAGAAATCATTTTTTAGACTTGTTCCCATTTTAATATCTGTAACATTGGGATATATAGTAGCTATGTGTATGGGGCTTGTAAGTTTTGAACCTATTGCACAGGCAAACTGGCTGGGACTCTCAGCTGAAGCTGCTGCTGATCTTTTCACACTTCCAGCTTTTTCTTTAAGTGCGATACTTGCAATAGCTCCTATAGCTTTGGTAGTTTTTATTGAGCATATCGGAGATATTACAACAAATGGTGCTGTTGTAGGAAAGGATTTCTTTAAAGATCCTGGAATACATAGAACACTTATGGGAGATGGCGTTGCTACAATTGTGGCAGGACTTCTAGGTGGGCCAGCAAATACTACTTATGGAGAGAATACAGGAGTTTTAGCAGTAACTAAAGTTTATGATCCTTCAATTTTAAGAATAGCAGCATGTTATGCAATTATCTTAGGACTTTTAGGAAAATTTGGAGTTATTCTTCAAACTATACCTGCTCCAGTGATGGGGGGAGTTTCAATAATATTATTTGGAATGATATCTGCAGTAGGAGCAAGAACATTAGTGGATGCAGGATTAGATTTTTCTAATTCAAGAAATCTTATTATAGCATCATTGATATTTGTGTTTGGAATAGCAGTAGATAATATTGTTATATGGAAAACAGTTTCTCTTTCAGGACTTGCTCTTGCAGCTCTTGCAGGAGTGATTTTAAATAAAGTTCTTCCACTAGATAGAGAAGTGACAATAAATAAGAAAATAGATTAG
- a CDS encoding quaternary amine ABC transporter ATP-binding protein, translating into MNKNIENDAHDEKYILSVKNLTKLYGLNKNEAVKMLKSGAEKNEVFKKTGVTSAIWDMSFDVKQGEIFVIIGLSGSGKSTVIRCLNRLHNPTSGTILFDGKDIGKFSQKELIDFRRNKISMVFQNFGLMSHRDVISNIEYGLEIKGISKEEREKKAMEVLKMVGLEGLEHTNINSLSGGMKQRVGIARALANDPEILLMDEPFSALDPLVRSDMQFELLSIQKKLKKTIVFITHDINEAFKLGDKVAIMKDSRLIQLDTPENMSANPADDYVRQFIDSADKTKVISVKQIMFNPSCIIRLKEGAGIAIREMKSNRVSSAYVIDNHMKFLGIITIDNALKCRNENGFLSDYIFNEIPTTSSDALINDILPIAANTKFPIAVIDNGELMGIVSKASILSTLI; encoded by the coding sequence ATGAACAAAAATATAGAGAATGATGCACATGATGAAAAATATATTTTAAGTGTAAAAAATTTAACAAAACTTTATGGACTTAATAAAAATGAAGCAGTAAAAATGCTCAAATCTGGAGCAGAAAAAAATGAGGTTTTTAAAAAAACTGGTGTAACTTCTGCTATCTGGGATATGTCTTTTGATGTAAAACAAGGAGAAATCTTTGTTATTATTGGTCTTTCTGGCTCTGGTAAATCTACAGTTATTCGTTGTTTAAACAGACTTCATAATCCAACATCTGGTACTATCCTATTTGATGGTAAAGATATTGGAAAATTTTCTCAAAAAGAGCTTATAGATTTTAGAAGAAATAAAATTTCAATGGTATTCCAAAATTTTGGTTTGATGTCTCATAGGGATGTCATAAGTAATATTGAATACGGTCTTGAAATCAAAGGTATTTCAAAAGAAGAAAGAGAAAAAAAAGCTATGGAAGTATTAAAAATGGTAGGTCTTGAAGGACTAGAACATACAAATATCAATAGTCTTTCTGGTGGAATGAAACAAAGAGTTGGAATTGCCAGAGCTTTGGCTAACGATCCTGAAATACTTCTTATGGATGAACCATTTTCAGCTCTTGATCCATTAGTTCGTAGCGATATGCAGTTTGAACTATTATCAATACAAAAAAAACTAAAGAAAACAATAGTATTTATTACTCATGATATAAATGAAGCTTTTAAACTTGGTGATAAAGTTGCCATTATGAAAGATTCAAGACTTATTCAGTTAGACACACCAGAAAATATGTCAGCTAATCCAGCTGATGATTATGTCCGTCAATTCATTGACAGTGCTGATAAAACTAAAGTTATAAGTGTAAAGCAGATAATGTTTAATCCTTCTTGTATAATTCGTTTGAAAGAAGGTGCAGGTATTGCTATTCGTGAAATGAAAAGCAACAGAGTTTCAAGTGCTTATGTTATAGATAATCATATGAAATTTTTGGGAATAATAACAATTGACAATGCTCTTAAATGTAGAAATGAAAATGGATTTCTTTCTGATTATATATTCAATGAAATTCCAACTACATCTTCGGATGCACTAATAAACGATATTCTTCCTATTGCTGCAAATACTAAATTCCCTATTGCAGTTATTGATAATGGAGAGCTTATGGGAATAGTTTCTAAGGCATCTATACTATCTACATTAATCTAA
- a CDS encoding ABC transporter permease, which produces MDWIFNFPFKLNIDVALIDKTVKNFSIQFSGFFNVIKNILNGLIGGILTILNFIPWWVLVFLVFIAGWRLTGKLRNGILYSCMLFFIGVIGLWDLMNDTLSIVLAAVFISLLLGFPIGILISGNEKINSFVRPILDTMQTMPVFVYLIPAVLFFGLGKAPAVIATTIYAIVPVIRLTSHGIRQVDKEVVEAARAFGSTKFQTLWKVQIPQALPTIMTGVNQTLMMAMAMVVTCSMIGASGLGMEVLIGVNRIEIGRGLVAGTAVVIVAILMDRITQAWINRSEVKKK; this is translated from the coding sequence ATGGATTGGATTTTTAATTTCCCCTTCAAATTGAATATAGATGTTGCTCTTATTGATAAAACTGTTAAAAATTTTAGTATTCAATTTAGTGGATTTTTTAATGTTATAAAAAATATTTTAAATGGATTGATAGGTGGTATATTGACCATACTTAATTTTATTCCTTGGTGGGTACTTGTTTTTCTTGTATTCATTGCTGGATGGAGACTTACAGGTAAATTAAGAAATGGAATACTTTATAGCTGTATGCTTTTTTTCATAGGAGTAATTGGACTTTGGGATTTAATGAATGATACACTTTCTATTGTTCTTGCTGCTGTATTTATATCTCTTTTGCTTGGATTCCCAATAGGAATATTAATTTCTGGTAATGAGAAAATAAACAGTTTTGTAAGACCTATACTTGATACAATGCAGACAATGCCTGTCTTTGTCTATCTTATTCCAGCAGTTCTTTTCTTTGGACTTGGAAAAGCTCCAGCAGTTATTGCTACTACAATATATGCTATAGTTCCTGTTATCCGACTTACAAGTCATGGTATCAGACAAGTAGATAAAGAAGTGGTTGAAGCTGCAAGAGCATTTGGTTCTACAAAATTTCAGACATTATGGAAAGTACAAATACCTCAAGCTCTTCCTACCATCATGACTGGTGTAAACCAGACATTGATGATGGCTATGGCTATGGTTGTTACATGTTCAATGATTGGTGCTAGTGGTCTAGGTATGGAAGTCCTTATAGGGGTAAATCGTATTGAGATAGGCCGTGGTCTTGTTGCAGGAACTGCTGTTGTTATAGTAGCTATTCTAATGGACCGTATCACTCAGGCATGGATCAATAGAAGCGAGGTGAAGAAAAAATAA
- a CDS encoding ABC transporter substrate-binding protein, with the protein MKKKILTFIFTGFLTLVFLGCGGSDKKEVRFADAGWDSNKVHNAVAGFIIENAFGYTWSEVPGSTPILHEAIKSGEIDIHMEEWTDNIPSYYPDLKAGLFQELGVNFDDNRQGIYVPKYVIETMAPDLKSVKDLPKYKELFKDSENPEKGRIYGAIPGWEIDNIMYKKYEAYGLDKDFVYFRPGSDAALSAAFTAAYEKKEPIVGYYWEPTWLLGKYDFVLLEDEPYNAEAFLEGKTACPSVKVTIGASNKFKEKSPEIAAFLSKYHTSSKLTSEALAHMQETGDNYNATAKWLLKNNDNLIDQWLDADKAAAVRKALN; encoded by the coding sequence ATGAAGAAAAAAATACTTACTTTTATTTTCACTGGTTTTCTTACATTAGTATTCTTAGGATGTGGTGGAAGTGATAAAAAAGAGGTACGTTTTGCAGATGCAGGATGGGACAGTAATAAAGTTCACAATGCTGTTGCAGGTTTTATTATAGAAAACGCATTTGGATATACTTGGAGTGAAGTTCCTGGTTCTACGCCTATTTTGCATGAAGCAATTAAAAGTGGTGAGATAGATATACATATGGAAGAGTGGACTGACAATATTCCTAGCTATTACCCAGATCTAAAAGCTGGACTTTTTCAAGAATTAGGGGTTAACTTTGATGATAACAGACAAGGAATATATGTTCCTAAATATGTAATAGAAACTATGGCTCCTGATCTTAAATCTGTAAAAGATCTGCCTAAATACAAAGAACTTTTCAAAGATAGTGAAAATCCTGAAAAAGGACGTATTTATGGTGCTATTCCAGGTTGGGAAATAGATAATATTATGTATAAAAAATATGAAGCTTATGGTTTAGATAAGGATTTTGTATATTTCAGACCAGGTTCAGATGCTGCCTTATCTGCTGCTTTTACAGCAGCATATGAAAAGAAAGAACCAATTGTAGGCTATTACTGGGAACCAACTTGGTTGTTAGGTAAATATGATTTTGTCCTTTTAGAAGATGAGCCATATAATGCTGAAGCATTTCTTGAAGGGAAAACTGCTTGTCCATCTGTAAAAGTAACTATTGGTGCAAGTAATAAATTTAAAGAAAAATCTCCAGAAATTGCTGCTTTTCTTAGCAAATATCATACTTCAAGTAAATTGACATCTGAAGCTTTAGCACATATGCAGGAAACTGGAGATAACTACAATGCTACTGCTAAATGGCTTCTGAAAAACAATGATAACTTAATCGATCAATGGCTGGATGCTGATAAAGCAGCAGCTGTAAGAAAAGCTTTAAATTAA